From Acidimicrobiales bacterium, one genomic window encodes:
- the pyk gene encoding pyruvate kinase, giving the protein MHRRTKIVATIGPASQDEGTLREMIRAGMDVARIGLAHGTIDDGLERFHRIRKVAADEGRRVGILVDLPGPKVRAASFGEDGIDMPSGHTVELRTGTDASTSAVIEVDYEGMLTDVQIGDRLTVGDGGAILEVTEKSTDKMLATVVHGSRLRGRPGIHVPSDRLQISTPTDEDFLALDAFVDVGVDMIAISFVRSAHDIRRVGTEPHPRGPLLIAKIETRAAVDNLPGIIEAAGAIMVARGDLGNECSLEDLPHLQKQIIRDCIAGGRPVITATQMLESMVTSPAPTRAEASDVANAVFDGSSAVMLSGETAIGTDPVNVVRTMSRIARRADEEMDHEQWAQMLADFRMTDEEAGAASVTDAMTMATWRATQELGIEHVLCISGSGFTVRSIARFRPEAEILGFSVNEATVQQLTLSWGTLPMLIEPRDSNEDMVAEAIRHAKAEGHIRSGETVAVLAGSDSRSRSTNVLRIERVP; this is encoded by the coding sequence ATGCATCGCCGTACAAAGATCGTCGCCACCATCGGGCCCGCGTCCCAGGACGAGGGCACCCTTCGGGAGATGATCCGCGCCGGCATGGACGTCGCCCGTATCGGGCTGGCCCACGGAACCATCGACGACGGACTCGAGCGGTTCCACCGCATCCGCAAGGTCGCCGCCGACGAGGGACGCCGTGTCGGCATCCTCGTCGACCTGCCGGGGCCGAAGGTGCGGGCCGCGTCATTCGGCGAGGACGGCATCGACATGCCCTCCGGTCACACCGTCGAACTGCGGACCGGGACCGACGCGTCCACCTCGGCGGTGATCGAGGTCGACTACGAGGGGATGCTCACCGACGTGCAGATCGGCGACCGCCTGACCGTCGGCGATGGCGGGGCGATCCTCGAGGTCACCGAGAAGTCGACCGACAAGATGCTGGCCACCGTGGTCCACGGCAGCCGCCTCCGCGGTCGACCGGGGATCCATGTACCGTCGGACCGCCTCCAGATCTCGACGCCGACCGACGAGGACTTCCTCGCCCTCGACGCCTTCGTCGACGTCGGGGTCGACATGATCGCGATCAGCTTCGTCCGCTCGGCCCACGACATCCGCCGCGTCGGCACCGAACCGCATCCGCGCGGACCGCTGCTGATCGCCAAGATCGAGACCCGCGCCGCGGTAGACAACCTGCCCGGCATCATCGAGGCCGCCGGGGCGATCATGGTCGCCCGTGGCGACCTCGGCAACGAGTGCAGCCTCGAGGATCTTCCGCACCTCCAGAAGCAGATCATCCGTGATTGCATCGCCGGCGGCCGACCGGTCATCACCGCCACCCAGATGCTCGAGTCGATGGTGACCAGCCCCGCACCCACCCGGGCCGAGGCATCCGACGTCGCCAACGCGGTGTTCGACGGCTCCTCCGCGGTCATGCTCTCGGGCGAGACGGCGATCGGAACAGACCCCGTCAACGTCGTGCGCACGATGAGTCGCATCGCGCGACGCGCCGACGAGGAGATGGACCACGAACAGTGGGCGCAGATGCTCGCCGACTTCCGCATGACCGACGAGGAGGCCGGTGCCGCGTCGGTCACCGACGCCATGACCATGGCGACCTGGCGGGCCACGCAGGAACTCGGTATCGAACACGTGTTGTGCATCTCCGGCTCGGGATTCACGGTGCGATCCATCGCCCGGTTCCGCCCGGAGGCCGAGATTCTCGGCTTCTCGGTCAACGAGGCGACCGTGCAGCAGCTGACCCTCAGCTGGGGCACGCTCCCGATGCTCATCGAGCCCCGCGACAGCAACGAGGACATGGTCGCCGAAGCCATCCGCCACGCGAAGGCGGAGGGTCACATCCGATCGGGCGAGACGGTCGCCGTGCTCGCCGGCTCCGACAGCCGCAGCCGATCGACCAACGTGCTGCGGATCGAGCGCGTCCCTTAG
- a CDS encoding chloride channel protein → MKKYLAAVAGGHDLRLLAASVATGVVVAVIVAMFEALTQPVLFEWLLEQSLVVIVFAPVVGFTAAQLILRFLGRGTTASTSDEYIRVFHDRHPRLPIGELPGKLLAGVATIGMGGAVGLEGPSIYAGSSIGLWTHEKFGGFLRRDEARLLLTAGAAAGVAAVFKAPATGVIFALEAPYRDDVTPQALLPSLLAAAASYATFVSLVGTEPVIPFFAEGSVLLEEEGSVSVLGVNLSDLLGALLLGIAAGLAGRGFAWLIRRAKAGAKTVPLPTRLLVAGASMAALAWIAQEAFDEPLTLGPGTQAMGWVVGGHGLGLIALLFGLRVAATMATAFASGVGGMFIPLAALGVVLGEFVGSAIGKNDTALYPILGLAAFLGAGYRAPIAAVMFVAESTGGVGSFVVPALVAAAVSQVVAGPSSIADYQRTRRLGHLERRFELPLTSILSTDVFTVPSDATVSEFVYVHVLGRRERIVPVVDGGRFEGMARLEDISELDRDLWEETTVGDCMATDLPTGRPSWTLRDAVAAMDASRTDVLAVTDGEGHFIGVVTEDEILKLDEILDETGG, encoded by the coding sequence GTGAAGAAGTATCTCGCTGCCGTCGCCGGCGGCCACGACCTCCGACTCCTGGCTGCCTCCGTTGCGACGGGTGTCGTCGTCGCGGTCATCGTGGCGATGTTCGAGGCGCTCACCCAGCCGGTGCTCTTCGAATGGCTGCTCGAACAGTCGCTCGTCGTGATCGTCTTCGCGCCGGTGGTCGGATTCACCGCCGCCCAGCTGATCTTGCGCTTTCTCGGACGGGGGACGACCGCGTCGACATCAGACGAGTACATCCGGGTCTTCCACGACCGACACCCTCGGCTCCCGATCGGCGAACTCCCGGGCAAGTTGCTCGCCGGGGTCGCGACGATCGGCATGGGTGGCGCGGTCGGGCTGGAAGGTCCGTCGATCTACGCAGGGTCGAGCATCGGACTCTGGACCCACGAGAAATTCGGTGGGTTCCTGCGTCGGGACGAAGCGCGCCTGCTGCTGACCGCCGGCGCCGCAGCTGGCGTGGCCGCGGTGTTCAAGGCACCGGCGACGGGCGTCATCTTCGCGCTGGAGGCGCCCTATCGCGACGACGTCACACCGCAGGCGTTGCTGCCGTCGCTGCTCGCGGCGGCAGCCAGCTATGCGACATTCGTGTCGCTGGTGGGTACCGAGCCCGTCATCCCGTTCTTCGCCGAGGGCAGCGTCCTGCTCGAGGAGGAGGGCAGCGTGTCGGTGCTCGGGGTCAACCTCTCGGATCTGCTCGGCGCATTGCTCCTCGGTATCGCGGCCGGGCTTGCGGGTCGTGGGTTCGCCTGGCTGATCCGGCGGGCGAAGGCCGGCGCCAAGACGGTCCCGCTCCCGACCCGGCTCCTCGTCGCCGGCGCGTCGATGGCCGCACTCGCGTGGATCGCCCAGGAAGCGTTCGACGAGCCGCTCACCCTCGGCCCGGGCACGCAGGCGATGGGTTGGGTCGTCGGCGGGCACGGGCTCGGTCTCATCGCGCTCCTTTTCGGGTTACGGGTCGCTGCCACCATGGCGACGGCCTTCGCCAGCGGTGTCGGCGGGATGTTCATTCCGCTCGCCGCGCTCGGCGTGGTGCTCGGCGAGTTCGTGGGGTCGGCGATCGGCAAGAACGACACGGCGCTCTACCCGATCCTCGGTCTCGCCGCGTTCCTCGGGGCGGGCTATCGAGCCCCGATCGCGGCGGTGATGTTCGTCGCCGAGTCGACGGGCGGTGTCGGGTCGTTCGTGGTGCCCGCCCTCGTCGCCGCGGCGGTGAGCCAGGTCGTGGCCGGGCCGTCGTCGATCGCCGATTACCAGCGGACCCGGCGGCTCGGCCATCTCGAGCGGCGATTCGAGTTGCCGTTGACCTCGATTCTCTCGACCGACGTGTTCACCGTGCCGTCCGACGCGACGGTCTCGGAGTTCGTCTACGTCCATGTGCTGGGTCGACGCGAGCGGATCGTCCCGGTGGTCGACGGTGGCCGGTTCGAGGGCATGGCCCGCCTCGAGGACATCTCCGAACTCGACCGCGATCTCTGGGAGGAGACCACCGTGGGCGACTGCATGGCGACCGATCTCCCCACCGGGCGCCCGTCGTGGACGCTGCGCGACGCGGTCGCGGCGATGGATGCGTCGCGTACCGACGTCCTCGCCGTCACCGACGGGGAGGGTCACTTCATCGGTGTGGTCACCGAGGACGAAATCCTCAAGCTCGACGAGATTCTCGACGAGACCGGCGGCTGA
- a CDS encoding lytic murein transglycosylase, with the protein MFDIRSPRGRWLRSRGRRAVVLGVVVAVVAAMVATRPGSPDRAAADDAALAADAIASVALLVPDERLDPRIAAIDLSGTGWDRAVARLDAAWFARAENTRRLSSAEQRLTQLDQESAAVRDQLVAVVAEADGLVHRLAEVEDVLRARALDRFVNFGSDPLLAIDDPAEAADEARSAELSQRADEVQFSTRAELLDRQARTDAEQRHLLGRAVELSAEIGSTETVIEERRAAVEALDAEVENATDAVRSARWGATIPGTDLSVVALDAYLNAEKLLAETASGCNLRWWMIAGVARIESRHGRYGGRSLQADGRVDRPIIGIALDGGPGVRAMVDTDDGVYDGDIEWDRAVGPLQFIPETWLRRGRDGNGDGRADPQNLYDAAYSAGRYLCALGGDLSTRASLRAAYFGYNTSTQYVNDVIGHADRYAEFELPEPLPEEPPVAETVENPE; encoded by the coding sequence GTGTTCGACATCCGATCTCCCCGCGGCCGGTGGCTGCGTTCGCGTGGCCGTCGTGCGGTCGTCCTGGGCGTCGTCGTCGCCGTCGTCGCCGCCATGGTCGCAACCCGTCCGGGCTCCCCGGACCGTGCCGCCGCCGACGACGCCGCGCTCGCGGCCGACGCGATCGCGTCCGTCGCGCTGCTGGTGCCCGACGAGCGCCTCGATCCCCGCATCGCGGCGATCGATCTGAGCGGGACAGGGTGGGATCGAGCCGTTGCCCGGCTCGACGCCGCGTGGTTCGCACGCGCCGAGAACACCCGCCGGCTGAGCAGCGCCGAGCAACGACTGACCCAGCTCGATCAGGAGTCGGCCGCCGTGAGGGACCAGCTGGTCGCCGTCGTCGCCGAAGCCGACGGACTCGTCCACCGACTCGCCGAAGTCGAGGACGTGCTGCGGGCCCGGGCGCTCGATCGATTCGTCAACTTCGGGTCGGATCCGCTGCTCGCGATCGATGATCCCGCCGAGGCCGCCGACGAGGCACGGTCGGCCGAGTTGTCCCAGCGGGCCGACGAGGTGCAGTTCTCGACCCGGGCGGAACTGCTCGACCGTCAGGCCCGCACCGATGCCGAGCAGCGTCATCTGCTCGGACGCGCCGTCGAGTTGAGTGCGGAGATCGGATCGACCGAGACGGTCATCGAGGAGCGGCGCGCCGCGGTCGAAGCCCTCGACGCAGAGGTCGAGAACGCGACCGACGCCGTGCGCTCGGCCCGGTGGGGCGCCACGATCCCGGGCACCGACCTCTCCGTCGTCGCCCTCGACGCCTACCTGAATGCAGAGAAGCTCTTGGCCGAGACGGCGAGCGGCTGCAACCTCCGCTGGTGGATGATCGCGGGAGTGGCGCGGATCGAGAGCCGCCACGGACGCTACGGCGGCCGCAGCCTGCAGGCCGACGGCCGTGTCGATCGGCCCATCATCGGCATCGCGCTCGACGGCGGGCCCGGAGTGCGGGCGATGGTCGACACCGACGACGGCGTCTACGACGGCGACATCGAGTGGGATCGTGCCGTCGGTCCGCTGCAGTTCATCCCCGAGACGTGGTTGCGACGTGGCCGTGACGGCAACGGCGACGGCCGGGCCGACCCCCAGAACCTCTACGACGCCGCCTACAGCGCCGGGCGCTACCTCTGCGCCCTGGGTGGGGATCTCTCGACCCGGGCGTCACTGCGTGCCGCCTACTTCGGCTACAACACCTCGACGCAGTACGTGAACGACGTGATCGGCCACGCCGATCGCTACGCCGAATTCGAGTTGCCCGAGCCACTGCCGGAGGAGCCTCCTGTGGCCGAAACTGTGGAGAACCCCGAGTGA
- a CDS encoding DUF3151 family protein encodes MTDVNLYREGPPDTVLAPEPDEALAALDAALAADDRVAAVGAVCARWPTFLAAWASLGDAVDEPALAYAAYRTGYHRGLDRLRASGWRGSGYVRWRNETNRGFLRALSGLQRMAAAIGETDEDERCALFLKQLDPEWPPAE; translated from the coding sequence ATGACCGACGTCAACCTGTACCGAGAGGGTCCGCCCGACACCGTGCTGGCGCCCGAACCCGACGAGGCGCTCGCCGCGCTCGACGCCGCGCTGGCGGCCGACGACAGGGTTGCCGCCGTCGGTGCCGTCTGCGCCCGCTGGCCCACCTTCCTGGCGGCATGGGCGTCCCTGGGCGATGCCGTCGACGAGCCTGCGCTGGCCTACGCGGCCTACCGGACCGGCTATCACCGCGGCCTCGATCGGCTCCGGGCCAGCGGTTGGCGGGGGAGTGGGTATGTCCGCTGGCGCAACGAGACGAACCGCGGCTTCCTGCGCGCCCTGAGCGGCCTCCAGCGCATGGCCGCCGCGATCGGCGAGACCGATGAAGACGAACGCTGCGCCCTCTTCCTCAAGCAGCTCGACCCCGAATGGCCGCCCGCAGAGTGA
- a CDS encoding ribonuclease D — translation MVDYRIIDRQDDLDPVVEALLEQPRYALDTEFHRERTYWPKVALVQIAWPGDLVLIDPLAVDLAPLRAVMDSDALAVLHAASQDLEVLELATGAVPKRLFDTQIAAGFLGMSTPSLASLHERELGVQLPKSNRLTDWLDRPLGKAQLDYAASDVDRLLEIHDRLSAQLEERGRTEWAADECEIMRTRWRGPRDPDEAWRKIKEARHLKGKALTIARSVAAWRERRAAEIDQPVRFVLSDIAVVGVSQAAPTDLEGLTRVRGIDKGLAKGSLGPAILAAVAEGIASDWQPPRPPRRPADKQDLRPAVALVAAWVNQVAHDRALDPALLATRSDVEALVRGDDDARLATGWRAAVAGGPIRRLVSGDAALAFENGAVVLEERSKRPVV, via the coding sequence GTGGTCGACTACCGCATCATCGACCGCCAGGACGACCTCGACCCCGTGGTCGAGGCGCTGCTCGAGCAACCTCGTTACGCGCTCGACACCGAGTTCCACCGCGAGCGGACCTATTGGCCCAAGGTCGCGCTGGTCCAGATCGCCTGGCCCGGCGACCTCGTGCTGATCGATCCCCTGGCCGTCGACCTCGCGCCGCTGCGAGCCGTGATGGACAGCGATGCGCTCGCAGTGCTGCACGCCGCGTCGCAGGATCTGGAGGTGCTCGAGCTCGCCACGGGGGCGGTCCCGAAGCGTCTGTTCGACACACAGATCGCAGCCGGGTTCCTCGGCATGTCCACCCCGTCCCTCGCCTCGTTGCACGAACGCGAACTCGGAGTCCAGCTCCCCAAGTCGAACCGGCTCACCGACTGGCTCGATCGTCCGTTGGGCAAGGCACAGCTCGACTACGCGGCTTCCGACGTCGACCGCCTGCTCGAGATCCACGACCGCCTCTCGGCCCAACTCGAGGAGCGGGGGCGGACCGAATGGGCCGCCGACGAATGCGAGATCATGCGCACCCGCTGGCGCGGCCCGCGCGACCCCGACGAGGCATGGCGCAAGATCAAGGAGGCCCGCCATCTCAAGGGCAAGGCGCTCACGATCGCCCGCTCGGTGGCTGCGTGGCGCGAGCGGCGTGCGGCCGAGATCGACCAGCCCGTACGCTTCGTGCTCTCCGACATCGCCGTCGTCGGCGTGTCCCAGGCCGCGCCGACCGACCTCGAGGGGCTCACCCGGGTGCGAGGCATCGACAAGGGTCTCGCCAAGGGGTCATTGGGGCCGGCCATCCTGGCGGCCGTCGCCGAGGGGATCGCGTCCGACTGGCAACCTCCTCGACCGCCCCGGCGACCCGCCGACAAGCAAGATCTCCGACCCGCGGTGGCGCTCGTCGCTGCGTGGGTCAACCAGGTCGCCCACGACCGGGCGTTGGACCCCGCGCTTCTCGCCACCCGTTCCGATGTCGAGGCGCTGGTCCGCGGCGACGACGACGCCCGCCTCGCCACCGGCTGGCGGGCCGCGGTCGCCGGGGGACCGATCCGTCGGCTCGTGTCGGGCGACGCGGCACTCGCATTCGAGAACGGGGCGGTCGTCCTCGAGGAACGATCCAAACGACCTGTCGTGTGA
- a CDS encoding AAA family ATPase, with product MTAFTSDDLNAAADEAGMIFPAYVIDQLVAAIDSGKHVILTGPPGTGKTTLAYIASEVARKAMFCTGYLPTTATTEWTTFETIGGLQPTAEGLIFRPGLFVEAIETGRWLVIDELNRSNFDRAFGQLFTVLSGSAVVLPFKRKGQPHPISLVPSGVEAPEDTDVIRVSANWRIIATMNVFDKNLLFEMSYALMRRFAFIEVGTPPESAYRELLQGKGEVVQHLLGLRAFSDLGPAVYIDAAKYAARRARDGITESRLIYEVFYAYFLPQFEGMEERRAMTLYRTVAEHLDPPEQLEAQRTISDILGVELVV from the coding sequence GTGACTGCTTTTACCAGCGATGATCTCAACGCCGCGGCCGATGAAGCGGGAATGATCTTCCCCGCCTACGTGATCGACCAACTGGTCGCGGCCATCGACTCGGGCAAGCATGTGATCCTCACGGGCCCGCCGGGTACCGGCAAGACCACCCTCGCCTACATCGCGTCGGAGGTCGCCCGCAAGGCGATGTTCTGCACCGGCTACCTGCCGACCACGGCCACGACGGAGTGGACCACGTTCGAGACGATCGGCGGTCTGCAGCCCACCGCCGAGGGACTCATCTTCCGGCCCGGCCTGTTCGTGGAAGCCATCGAGACGGGGCGCTGGCTCGTGATCGACGAGTTGAACCGGTCGAACTTCGACCGGGCGTTCGGCCAGCTCTTCACCGTGCTGTCCGGATCCGCCGTCGTGTTGCCGTTCAAGCGCAAGGGCCAGCCCCACCCGATCTCGCTCGTGCCGAGCGGGGTGGAAGCGCCCGAGGACACCGACGTCATCCGGGTCTCGGCGAACTGGCGCATCATCGCCACGATGAACGTGTTCGACAAGAACCTGCTCTTCGAGATGTCGTACGCCCTCATGCGCCGATTCGCCTTCATCGAGGTGGGAACGCCGCCCGAGAGCGCCTACCGCGAACTGCTCCAGGGCAAGGGCGAGGTCGTCCAGCATCTGCTCGGCCTGCGGGCGTTCAGCGATCTGGGCCCGGCCGTCTACATCGACGCGGCCAAGTACGCAGCCCGCCGTGCCCGCGACGGCATCACCGAGTCGCGACTCATCTACGAGGTCTTCTACGCCTACTTCCTGCCCCAGTTCGAGGGCATGGAGGAACGGCGGGCGATGACCCTCTACCGCACCGTGGCCGAACACCTCGATCCGCCGGAACAGCTCGAGGCACAGCGGACGATCAGCGACATCCTCGGTGTCGAGCTCGTGGTGTGA
- a CDS encoding molybdenum cofactor guanylyltransferase — protein sequence MAARRVNHAAPAKRAESFGGAVLAGGRSRRMGTDKALISLDGRTLVEGAVQALASAGADPVVVVGGNRAAIEALGLEAVGDLWPGQGPLGGILTALQSVPTDLVAVLACDLTHASAIAVGSVVDALGSADVAVPVVDGEMQWMHAVWRRSALDTLRAAFLAGVRAPREAVGSLTVARFLGGDPRWFRDADRPEDLDGEGR from the coding sequence ATGGCCGCCCGCAGAGTGAACCACGCGGCACCCGCGAAGCGAGCCGAGTCGTTCGGCGGGGCGGTTCTCGCCGGAGGACGATCCCGCCGCATGGGCACCGACAAGGCCCTGATCTCGCTCGACGGCCGCACCCTCGTCGAAGGTGCGGTCCAGGCGCTCGCCTCGGCGGGTGCCGATCCCGTCGTGGTGGTCGGCGGCAACCGGGCCGCGATCGAAGCACTCGGACTCGAGGCGGTCGGCGACCTCTGGCCCGGCCAGGGTCCGCTGGGAGGCATCCTCACGGCGCTGCAGTCCGTACCGACCGACCTGGTCGCAGTCCTGGCCTGCGATCTGACCCACGCGTCGGCGATCGCGGTCGGCAGCGTCGTCGATGCCCTCGGCAGCGCCGACGTCGCCGTCCCCGTCGTCGACGGCGAGATGCAATGGATGCATGCCGTGTGGCGCCGATCGGCGCTCGACACCTTGCGCGCTGCGTTCCTCGCCGGAGTGCGGGCCCCACGCGAGGCGGTCGGGTCGCTCACCGTCGCCCGCTTCCTCGGGGGCGACCCGCGCTGGTTCCGCGACGCCGATCGCCCGGAGGACCTGGACGGTGAGGGCCGGTGA
- a CDS encoding TIGR00730 family Rossman fold protein produces MTDFPSNYRTGDDDLDRELVALLDAHVDPADREFVFELMVSAIRLSREEVDRGELKMVAAAVKEFRYAFGVFAPYEGIRKCTVFGSARTKVGDPAYVCAHDFAEAIAARDWMVITGAGPGIMEAGHEGAGADKSFGVNIVLPFESEANPVIADDPKLINFKYFFTRKVMFVKESHGYVMLPGGFGTMDEAFELLTLVQTGKSTPAPIVLLDPPGGTYWKRWKEFVEIELRDEGMITPDDLSLVRVTDSIQEAVDEICDFYRTYHSIRQVGSRLVLRLHRDIGDEELDTLNDRFGHIVAKGRIERIDATDAERRDDDHVDLFRLAFRFDKRSWAGVRQMIDALNAAS; encoded by the coding sequence GTGACCGACTTCCCCTCGAACTATCGGACCGGCGACGACGACCTCGATCGGGAACTGGTCGCCCTGCTCGACGCGCATGTCGACCCCGCGGATCGCGAATTCGTCTTCGAACTGATGGTGTCGGCGATCCGGCTGTCTCGCGAGGAAGTCGATCGGGGTGAACTGAAGATGGTGGCGGCGGCCGTGAAGGAGTTTCGCTACGCCTTCGGGGTCTTCGCTCCCTACGAGGGCATCCGAAAGTGCACCGTGTTCGGCAGCGCCCGTACCAAGGTGGGCGACCCTGCCTACGTGTGCGCCCACGACTTCGCCGAAGCGATCGCCGCCCGTGACTGGATGGTCATCACCGGCGCCGGCCCGGGAATCATGGAGGCCGGCCACGAAGGTGCCGGCGCTGACAAGAGCTTCGGCGTCAACATCGTCCTTCCGTTCGAGTCGGAGGCCAATCCGGTCATCGCCGACGACCCCAAACTCATCAACTTCAAGTACTTCTTCACCCGCAAGGTGATGTTCGTCAAGGAGTCGCACGGCTACGTCATGTTGCCGGGCGGCTTCGGCACGATGGACGAGGCGTTCGAGTTGTTGACCCTCGTACAGACCGGGAAGTCGACGCCGGCCCCCATCGTTCTGCTCGATCCGCCGGGAGGGACCTATTGGAAGCGATGGAAGGAGTTCGTCGAGATCGAGCTGCGTGACGAGGGAATGATCACCCCGGACGATCTCTCGCTGGTCAGGGTGACCGACTCGATCCAGGAGGCGGTCGACGAGATCTGCGACTTCTACCGCACCTACCACTCCATCCGCCAGGTCGGGTCGCGCCTGGTGCTACGCCTCCACCGCGACATCGGCGACGAGGAGTTGGACACGCTCAACGATCGCTTCGGCCACATCGTGGCGAAGGGGCGGATCGAGCGGATCGACGCGACCGACGCCGAGAGACGCGACGACGACCACGTCGACCTGTTCCGGCTGGCCTTCCGCTTCGACAAGCGGAGTTGGGCGGGCGTGCGTCAGATGATCGACGCCCTCAACGCTGCGTCGTAG
- a CDS encoding transglutaminase-like domain-containing protein — protein MTAADRLTALLSGSDAIPLDESLLLLAAARPDSTADVDAGLATLDHLAASCPEATVDALIRHLFGSEGFDGDRHDYHDPRNSYLDQVLQRRVGMPITLAVVLVEVGRRLGIELVGVGMPGHFLVRERSDTDGFIDPYHQGSRISASACEARFRALHGADAVFDPSYLQPVAPRSIVQRVLNNLTVSFRSRSPRDLDWLLAIRVRVPADPPDLQALAELCELRGRYDDAADLLERAVVGSPDHPAGGRVLERAARLRARLN, from the coding sequence GTGACCGCCGCCGATCGTCTGACCGCTCTGCTGTCGGGCAGCGACGCCATACCGCTCGACGAGTCGCTGCTGTTGCTCGCCGCCGCCCGTCCCGACTCGACGGCCGACGTCGACGCCGGCCTCGCCACGCTCGATCACCTCGCCGCCTCCTGTCCTGAGGCAACGGTCGACGCCCTGATCCGCCATCTCTTCGGGAGCGAAGGATTCGACGGCGACCGCCACGACTACCACGATCCCCGCAACAGCTATCTCGACCAGGTCCTCCAACGACGCGTGGGGATGCCGATCACGCTCGCGGTGGTGCTCGTCGAGGTCGGTCGACGGCTGGGGATCGAGCTCGTCGGTGTCGGCATGCCGGGCCATTTCCTCGTTCGCGAACGCAGCGACACCGACGGCTTCATCGATCCGTACCACCAGGGTTCGCGCATCTCGGCCTCCGCATGCGAGGCGCGCTTCCGAGCGCTCCACGGCGCCGACGCCGTGTTCGATCCGAGCTATCTCCAACCAGTGGCGCCCCGGTCGATCGTCCAACGGGTGCTCAACAACCTCACCGTGAGCTTCCGCTCGCGCAGCCCGAGAGATCTCGACTGGCTTCTCGCCATCCGCGTGCGCGTCCCCGCCGACCCACCCGACCTGCAGGCACTCGCCGAACTCTGCGAGCTGCGTGGACGCTACGACGATGCGGCGGATCTGCTCGAACGGGCAGTGGTCGGGAGTCCGGACCACCCGGCCGGCGGTCGAGTCCTCGAACGGGCAGCACGACTTCGCGCTCGCCTCAACTGA
- a CDS encoding glycerophosphodiester phosphodiesterase has protein sequence MPSIHPYLAVARPIAFAHRGGTSLYPENTEQAFRHALSLGYTHLETDVHVTRDGVAIAFHDDRLDRVTDAAGVIAELPWAEVEKARVGGTEPIMRLDELFETFPDARINLDPKHGSAVEPLAETIVATASVDRVMVGSFSDARIAEVRRLVGPELAVSAGPRLTARLVAQSRGLRVRAEWMHAAQVPVTMRGVPLVTRRFVEHLHRRDMHVHVWTVNEVDEMHRLLDLGVDGIMTDRTELLRDVLRDRGMWTGS, from the coding sequence GTGCCGAGCATCCATCCCTACCTGGCCGTCGCTCGACCGATCGCGTTCGCGCACCGGGGCGGGACGAGCCTGTATCCGGAGAACACCGAGCAGGCGTTTCGTCACGCCCTCTCGCTCGGCTACACCCACCTCGAGACCGACGTCCACGTGACCCGCGACGGTGTCGCGATCGCGTTCCACGACGATCGGCTCGACCGGGTGACCGACGCCGCGGGCGTGATCGCCGAGTTGCCGTGGGCGGAGGTCGAGAAGGCTCGCGTCGGCGGAACCGAACCGATCATGCGGCTCGACGAGCTCTTCGAGACGTTTCCGGACGCGCGCATCAACCTCGATCCGAAACACGGCAGTGCGGTGGAGCCGTTGGCCGAGACGATCGTGGCGACGGCGTCGGTGGACCGCGTGATGGTCGGCTCCTTCAGCGACGCGCGGATCGCCGAGGTGCGGCGCCTGGTCGGCCCCGAACTCGCCGTGAGCGCCGGACCCAGGTTGACGGCTCGGCTCGTCGCCCAGAGTCGCGGGCTGCGGGTACGGGCCGAGTGGATGCATGCCGCCCAGGTGCCCGTGACGATGCGGGGGGTCCCGTTGGTGACGAGACGCTTCGTCGAGCATCTTCATCGGCGCGACATGCACGTCCACGTGTGGACCGTCAACGAGGTCGACGAGATGCATCGTCTGCTCGACCTCGGCGTCGACGGGATCATGACCGACCGGACCGAGCTGTTGCGTGACGTGCTCCGTGACCGCGGGATGTGGACGGGTTCGTGA
- a CDS encoding rhodanese-like domain-containing protein gives MDLPEIDVDELERQLATGAPVFDVREDDEWENVHIEGATLVPLGTVTAAVERFPTDRPVYVICAKGGRSARAAEFLRSQGIDAVNVAGGMGAWVESGKPSVSGVGG, from the coding sequence ATGGACTTGCCCGAAATCGACGTCGACGAACTCGAACGCCAACTTGCCACCGGAGCCCCGGTCTTCGATGTCCGCGAGGACGACGAGTGGGAGAACGTCCACATCGAGGGGGCGACGCTGGTCCCTCTCGGAACGGTGACCGCTGCAGTCGAACGCTTCCCGACGGACCGACCGGTCTACGTGATCTGCGCCAAGGGCGGCCGCAGCGCCCGAGCGGCGGAGTTCCTCCGCTCGCAGGGCATCGACGCCGTCAACGTCGCCGGGGGCATGGGGGCCTGGGTCGAATCCGGCAAGCCCAGCGTCTCGGGCGTCGGCGGCTGA